One Helianthus annuus cultivar XRQ/B chromosome 12, HanXRQr2.0-SUNRISE, whole genome shotgun sequence genomic region harbors:
- the LOC110893568 gene encoding uncharacterized protein LOC110893568 yields the protein MDFPPKWISWIKGCLVSGMGSVLLNGSPTKEFSYKRGLRQGDPLSSFLFIIAMEFVTLFINMLSHLGLFKGCQLPNGGPNITHLCYADDVVFIGLWSEDNIIALNRLLRWLNLVSGLKINRRKRKIYGIGVAPDEVERLAIKVNCEAGTLPFSYLGIPIGVNMKRASFWKPVLDRFSSMLSKWKAKHLSFAGRLTLVKSVLGSLPSYFLSLFAAPKCVIKRLEKIRREFLWGKLNNRNKLRWFRWDFILKDKKAGGMGVVGIQSFNYAMLTKWWWRAKQNPNQLWAKVVDAIHGGNLNLNSNNIIPFKKTITGVWKDIGSVEAALSNLGIFIKDHLVVDGDRWKWISDPNGSFSVCQVRRDIDKLSNEENNENLVFEWNNWAPPKANYLLWRAMLGKISTKVGLVRRGVPLGDSLCPRCGIKDEDSDHLFVSCLWAWCVWWNILAWLWIRFINCNNLKYFIALIMQNPGDKAWKKIVYTVWRLWKARKEKVFEDNFIPINKTVDLIKEEAFLWICNRSKLKKPSWGKWLDFDIVDQM from the coding sequence ATGGATTTTCCTCCTAAATGGATTTCGTGGATTAAGGGCTGCCTTGTCTCAGGTATGGGGTCGGTTTTACTGAACGGGTCACCAACGAAAGAGTTCTCGTATAAGAGAGGTTTACGTCAAGGCGATCCTCTTTCTTCGTTCTTGTTTATTATAGCTATGGAATTTGTGACTTTATTCATTAATATGCTCTCTCATTTGGGCTTATTTAAAGGCTGCCAACTTCCTAACGGCGGCCCAAATATCACCCATCTTTGCTATGCTGATGATGTGGTGTTCATTGGGCTTTGGTCGGAAGACAATATTATAGCTTTGAACAGATTACTTAGATGGCTTAACCTCGTTAGCGGGCTCAAAATCAATCGGAGGAAAAGAAAAATTTATGGTATTGGAGTGGCTCCTGATGAGGTGGAGCGTCTTGCGATTAAAGTTAACTGTGAAGCCGGTACCCTCCCATTCTCTTATTTAGGGATCCCGATTGGAGTTAACATGAAAAGAGCCTCCTTTTGGAAACCTGTTTTAGACAGATTCTCGTCTATGCTTTCCAAGTGGAAAGCTAAACATCTTTCGTTTGCGGGCCGTTTGACGTTAGTCAAATCGGTTCTTGGTAGTCTTCCTTCTTATTTTCTCTCGTTATTCGCTGCTCCTAAATGCGTTATCAAAAGGCTTGAGAAAATTAGAAGGGAATTTTTATGGGGCAAGTTGAATAATAGAAATAAGCTTAGATGGTTTAGATGGGATTTCATTTTGAAAGACAAGAAAGCAGGAGGTATGGGAGTTGTGGGTATCCAAAGCTTTAATTACGCGATGTTAACTAAGTGGTGGTGGAGAGCAAAACAGAATCCGAATCAGCTTTGGGCTAAAGTGGTGGATGCTATTCATGGAGGTAATCTAAATTTGAATTCAAACAATATAATTCCTTTTAAGAAGACCATTACCGGGGTGTGGAAAGACATCGGTTCAGTGGAGGCGGCCCTTTCAAATCTTGGCATTTTTATTAAGGATCATTTAGTGGTGGATGGCGACAGGTGGAAATGGATTAGCGATCCTAATGGATCGTTTTCGGTCTGCCAGGTTCGAAGAGACATCGATAAGCTCAGTAATGAAGAGAACAACGAAAACCTTGTGTTTGAGTGGAATAATTGGGCACCTCCAAAAGCTAATTATCTGTTATGGAGGGCCATGTTGGGTAAAATTTCAACGAAAGTGGGTCTGGTAAGGAGGGGTGTGCCGCTCGGGGATTCCTTGTGCCCCCGTTGTGGTATAAAAGATGAAGACTCAGATCATTTATTCGTTAGTTGCTTATGGGCTTGGTGCGTTTGGTGGAACATCCTTGCTTGGCTTTGGATAAGGTTCATAAACTGCAACAATCTTAAATATTTTATTGCTCTCATCATGCAAAATCCGGGAGACAAAGCTTGGAAAAAAATTGTATATACGGTGTGGAGATTGTGGAAAGCCAGAAAGGAAAAAGTGTTTGAAGATAATTTTATTCCCATCAATAAGACGGTGGATCTTATAAAAGAAGAGGCTTTCCTTTGGATTTGCAACAGATCCAAACTCAAGAAGCCGAGTTGGGGTAAATGGTTAGATTTTGATATTGTCGATCAAATGTAA